A segment of the Streptomyces sp. P9-A2 genome:
GGGCTCGTCGAGGACGTCGAGGAACACCCGGAGCATCGACGGGACGAAGTGCACCGTCGTCACCCGGTGGGTCTCGATGGCCGCCGCCAGGTACTCCGGGTCGCGGTGCCCGCCGGGGCGTGCCACGACCACCGTGGCGCCCGTGGTCAGCGGCCACAGCAGCTCCCACACGGACACGTCGAACCCGACGGGCGTCTTGTGCAGCACCCGGTCGTCGGCGGTCAGGGCGAACTCCCGCTGCATACCCAGCACCCGGTTGGCGATGGCCTCGTGGGAGACGACGACGCCCTTCGGGCGGCCGGTCGAGCCCGAGGTGAAGATCATGTACGCGGCCGAGCCGGGCGCCACGGGGACCGGCGAGGACAGGGCTCCACCGGCACCGGCGGGTGCGCCGTCCCCGAGGAGGACCGTGTCCGGGCCGCTCAGCCGGGGGAACCGCTCGACGAGGCCGCGCGTGGTGAGGACGCAGGCCGGGGCCGCGTCGTCCAGCAGCAGCCCGATCCGCTCCGCCGGCAGGTCCGGGTCCACCGGCACGTACACCGCGCCCGCGCGCAGCACGGCGTGGACGGCGACGAGCAGGTCCGCCGAACGCGGCACGGCGACGGCCACGCGGGTCTCGGGCACGGCCCCGCGCTCGCGCAGCAGCGCCGCGAGCGCCGCCACCCGGGCGTCGAACCCGGCGTACGTCAGCTCCTCGGTACCGTCCCCGCCGTCCCCGTACACCACGGCGGTCGCGTCGGGCGTGGCCGCAGCCTGTGCCGCGACCAGTTCGGGCACGGTGACGGGCGGCACCGGCACGGTGGTGTCGTTCCACTCCGCCAGCACCTGCCGCCGCTCCTTCGGAAGGAGCACGTCGACGGCGCCGACGGTCCGGGTGGGGTCGGCGACCGGCCCCTCCAGCAACCGCACCAGCCGTTCACCGACGAGGGCGATGTCCTGCGGCGAGAAGACGCCGGCCCGGTAGCCGAACCGCAGGCTGAGCCCGGCGGTTTCCGGCACCACCAGCAGGGTCAGCGCATAGTGGGTGCCCGCGTGGACGTGCGGACCGGTGATGCCGAGGCCGGGGCCCGGCCGGAAGGCGGCCGGGTCGACGGGGAAGTTCTCGAAGGTCAGGACGGTGTCGAAGAGCCGGTCGAGCCCGGTCGGGCGGGTGATGTCCGGCAGGCCCAGGTGCGCGGCGGCCGTGAGACGCGACTGCCGGCGCTGCATCCCACGCAGGACACCGAGCAGGTCGTCCGCCGGACGCAGCCGTACGCGCACGGGGACGGTGTCGACGAACAGCCCGACCATGGACTCGGCCCCGTCGATCTCGGCGGGACGGCCGGCGACCGTGGTGCCGAACACGACGTCGTCGCGCCCGGTCAGCCCGGCCAGAAGGAGGGCCCAGGCGCCCTGGACGACGGTGTTGAGGGTGAGGCCGTGCGCGGCGGCCAGGTCCCGCAGGGCGTCGGTGGTACGGGCCGACAGGTCGACGGTGTACCGGCCCTGCGCCGACTCCGCCGCTTCGGCGGCGTCCGGCACGAGGAGCGTCGGTGCGTCGAGCCCGTCGAGCGCGGCACTCCACTCGGCGCGGGCCGCGTCACGGTCCTGCCGTCCGAGCCAGGACAGGTACGCGCGCGGCGGGGTCACCGGCGGCAGGGGCTCGTCGTGGTACAGCGCGAACAGCTCACGGCCCAGCAGGGGCAGCGACCAGCCGTCGAGCAGCATGTGGTGGTGGGTGAAGAGCACGGCGTGCCGCTCGGGGGCGAGCCGCACCAGGGCGATCCGCAGCAGCGGGGGGCGTGCCAGGTCGAAGCGTCCGGCCCGCTCCTCGGCGGCGACCTGCCGCAGTCGCCGGTCCCGCTCCCGGGCTTCGGTGTCCGTGGGCGGCTCCGTGAGGTCCACGTCGCGCCAGGGCAGCTCGACGTCGTCGAGCACCACCTGCGCCGGTACGTCGGCGGCGTCGGCGACGAACGCGGAGCGCAGGATGGGGTGCCGGCGCAGCAGGGCGTGCCAGGCCGCACGCAGCCGGTGCCCGTCCAGCGGGCCCTCGACCGTGAAGCCGAGCTGCACGGTGTAGTCGTCGTCCCCGTCGGCCTGCGCGTCGTGCAGGGACTGGAACAGCAGGCCCTGTTGTACGGGAGTCAGGGGCAGGGCGTCCGAGAGCCGCGGGTAGCGGGCGCGCAGGCGCCGGAGTTCGGTCTCGGCGAACAGGGCGGCGTCCGAGGGCTCCGGTACCGGGGAGGCGTCGCCCGTGGCGTCCTCCCGCGGGACCGCGCGGGCGGCGAGGTCCACCACGGCCGGGTGCTCGAACACGTCGCGCAGGGTGATGGCCAGTCCCTCGCGGCGTGCGGCGGCGACCAGGCGCATCGCCGAGACGCTGTCGCCGCCGAGGGCGAAGAAGTCGTCGTCGATGCTCACGCCCGGTGTGTCGAGCAGGTCGGCGCAGAGCCGGCAGAAGGTCTCCTCGACCGGGTTCCGTGGCGTCCGGCCGCCACCGGGCACGGCCGCCGCCGGCGCGGGCAGCGCGGCCCGGTCGAGCTTGCCGTTCGCCGTCAGGGGCAGTTCCGGGAGGGTCATGAAGGCGGCGGGCACCATGTACGGAGGGAGGCGCCGCGCCAGCGCCGCGGCCAGCTCGTGTTCGCCCGCCACCGGCTCCGTGCCCGGGACGAGGTACGCCGTCAGCTGCCGCCGGCCCGGCGTGTCCTCACGGAGCACGACCGCGGCACGGTCCACGCCCGGCTGCCGCTCGAGCACGGCCTCGATCTCGCCCGACTCGATACGGTGTCCGCGCACCTTGACCTGCTGGTCCGCCCGGCCCACGTAGGCGAGCCGGCCGTCCCGCGTCCACCGTACGAGGTCGCCGGTCCGGTACATGCGGGTGCCGGGGGCGCCGAAGGGGTCGGCCACGAAGCGCTCGGCCGTCAGACCGGGCAGCTGCGCGTACCCGCGCGCCAGTCCGGCGCCGGCGATGTACAACTCGCCCACCACGCCGGGCGGCACGGGGCGCGCCGCCCCGTCCAGCACGTACACCGCGGTACCGGCGATCGGCCGTCCGATGGTGACCGTCGCCGCTTCGGTGTCCTCGGCCGACAGGTCCGCCGCGGTCGACCAGACCGTCGTCTCCGTGGGGCCGTAGACGTTGGTCACCGACGCGGCGGACGCGACGAGTTCACGCGCCAGTGCGCCCGGCAGCGCCTCACCGCCGACGAGGACCCGGACGCCGCCGAGGACGGGGGCGACCTCCGCGGACACCGCCTGCCACAGGCTCGGCGTCGCCTGCATCACCGAGATACCCTCGGTCAGCAGCAGTCGCCGCAGCCGTGCCGGGTCGCGTGTCTCGTCAGGTCCGGCCACCACCACCGCGGCACCGGTCACCAGAGGAGCGAGCAGCTCCAGGTTGGCGATGTCGAAGGCCGGCGTGGTCACGGCGAGCAGGCGGTCGCCGCCGCCGAGGCCGGCCCGCCCGGCCATGTCCAGCAGCAGATTGGCGAGGCTCGACCGGGGAACGACCACGCCCTTGGGCCGGCCTGTCGACCCCGAGGTGAAGATGACGTACGCCGCGGCCGAACCGTGCACCGTGGCGGGCGGCGCCGCGACGCCGGCCTCCGCGGGGGCATGAGCATGGGGAGGGTCGTCGGCGGGGGCGACGTCCCACGGCCCGTCGGTCAGCACCCGTCGCGGGCCCCGCGGCACCCGCTCGGCCAGTTCGGCCGTCGTCAGGACCACGGCCGGCCGTGCCTCGGCCACCATGAGTTCCAGCCGCTCCGCCGGATGCGACAGGTCCAGCGGCAGATAGGCGGCGCCGGAGTGCAGGCAGGCCAGCACTCCGGCCACCAGGTCCACCGAGCGTGGCAGTGCCAGCGCCACGCGGTCCTCCGGCCCCACTCCGTGACCGGCCAGGACGCCGGCCAGCCGGGCCACCCGGCCGACCAGTTCGCCGTACGTCAGGGACGCTCCCTGGGCGGTCACCGCGACGGCGTCCGGAGTCCGGGCCGCCTGCGCCGCGACCAGCCGCCACGGGTCGCTCTCCGGGGCGCGCCCCGGGTCACCCTTCGAAGTCCTCTCCGGTGCGCTTTCCGCGTCGCTCTCCTCGGCGGGGGCGACATCGCCGACGGCTCCGGCACCACCGGACCAGCCGCCCAGCACGCGCCGGCGCTCGTCCTCGTCGAGCAGGTCACCGTGGCCGATCGGCCGCGCGGCGGCGTCGTCCCCCGCGGTGAGCCTCTCCAGCAGCCGCAGGAACCGCTCGTGGTGTCCGGCCAGTTCACCGGCCGAGTACAGCTCGGGGTTCCCGTCGACGACAGCCTTGATCGCGCCGCGCTGTCCCGGGCGCCCGCCGTAGCAGGCGACCGACAGGTCGGCCACCGGCCCCACGGCCAGGCTGTGCAGGGAGCCGCGGAGGCCGCCGAAGGTGAAGTTCTGGCCGAACGGCATGACGTTGACGACCGGCCCGTAGAGCCGGCCCCCCGCGGAGAGGCCGAGGTCGCGGGCGAGGTCCGCCTCCGGATAGCGCTGGTGCCGCACCGCGTTCTTCATCTCGGCCGCGACCCGGGCGGTCAGCTCGCCGTACGTCAGGCCGGGGTCCACCCTCAGCCGCAGCGGGACGACGTTGGACACCATGCCGGGGGCGGCCTCCGCGACGGAACTGACGCGCGCGGTGACCGGAAAGCCCAGCACCAGGTCGTCCGCCCCGGTCATCCGGTGCAGATAGGCGGTGACGCCCGCGACGAAGGCGGCCGGCCAGCTCGACCGGCCGCTCCGCGCGACCTTCCGCATCCCCGACTCGGTCTCGGGGCTCAGCCATGAGGTCCGCCGGTGCACCGGGGCGGAAGGCCGCGCGGCCCGCTCCGCCGGCCCGGCCGGTGCGGGCCGGCCGGCCATCCGTTCCAGCCAGTACGCCCGGTCGGCGCGGAAGTCGTCCGAGGTCCGGTAGGCCGCCTGCTCGTCCAGCAGCTCCCGGACCGGCCGCAGGGCGCCCTCCGCGGGGTCGCGCCCCTCGGAGAGCGCGGTGTAGACGGCCGCCGCGCGCCGTACGGCGATCCCGGCGCCGAACCCGTCGCTGATCAAATGGTGGATGCCCGAGTACCACCAGTGGCGCTGCCCGGCGACGCGGATCACCGCGCTCGTGAGGTTCGGCGGGTGGCCCAGGAGGCGCGGACGCGCCATGTCGGCCTTCATCCAGGCGTGTGCCGCGGCCTCGGGGTCGGCCTCGGCCGACACGTCGATGAAGAGCTGCTCCCACGCACCGGTCGGCTCGACCCACTGGCGCAGTTCGCCCGCGTGCTCCCCGATCCGGACGCGGAACCCGTCGGCCTCGTCGAGGAAGCGTCGCGTCGCCTCGGCCAGCAGCGCGAGGTCGAGCGGACCGGCGATGTCGACGTAGATGCCGAGGTGGTAGGCGCGGCTCTCCGGGGCCAACTGCTGGCCGAACCAGATGCCCGACTGTCCCGGGGTCAGCGGCAGGCCACAAGGATGGTCGTCTAGCACGTACGTAACTCCCAGGCATACGGATGAACGGCGAGCGTGGCCCGATCTCGGTACCGGACCGGGAAAACCCTGGTGACCACGGCATTCACCGCGTCGGCCGACCTCGGTCAGTGGTGATTGGCTGTCACCTCGGTGTCTAGCACGGCGAGTTGACCGGTCGGGGTGCCCGCTCACGGAAAATGATCTTCAGGTGAACTGTCCCGCACCGCGCGGGGCCTCCGCGGCGGTCGGCGCCGGGTCGGAAACCGCGTATTCCGCCTGTGGCGCACGCCCGGTATTCACCCCGGCATCACCTGCGGGGACCTCTTGTTCACTCGGCTGAACTTTCCCCCAACTGCGGTGATCTGTACGGTCCGGGGCGTCATCCGCCGTCCGCGGCCGGATGCCATCATCGAACCGTCGCGGCGCCTCTTCGGTTCCGCTTCCCCCGGGCCATCCGCCGGCACTCACCGCGCCCCGCCCCTCCCAGCCCCCTCCCCATCCCTTCCCGATGCTTTCCCGATGCTTTCCCTGACCCCTCCCGCCGCGCCGTGCGGCAGCGACCCCCGAGGATCCTCATGGCGCAGCTCGGCACCCTCCTGATGAGTCCCGCCGAAACCCGCCGCGCGTTCCGCGCCCTGCTGCTCGGCCTCTTCGCCGGCCTGCTGGCCGGCACCGTGGTCGTCACCGCGCTGCCCCGCGTCGTCGCCGACCTGGACGGCAGCCAGGCCGCCTTCACCTGGGTCGTCGCGGCCACGATGGTCTCCTCCACGCTGAGTCTGCCGCTCTGGGGGAAGCTCGCCGACCTCACGGACCGCAAGACACTGATCCAGTGCTCGCTCGGCCTGTTCGCCCTCGGGTCGGCGTGGTGCGCGCTGGCCGGTGACGTCGGGCAGCTCATCGCGGGCCGGGCCGTGCAGGGGCTGGGGGCCGGCGGGGTGAACGCGCTGGCCCAGGTCATCATGGCCGCGCTGGTCCCGCCACGAGAGCGTGGCCGGTACAACGGCCGCATCACGCTGGTCGTCACGGCCGGAACGGTCGCCGGTCCCCCGCTCGGCGGCCTCCTCGCCGACACCCCCGGGGTGGGCTGGCGCGGCTGCTTCCATCTGGGCGTGCTCCTCGCGGCCGGCGCCGGACTCACCCTCCACCGGACACTGCGGCTGCCCGCGCCCGGGGCCGGTTCCGGGCGCGCGACGCGCGGATCCCGCCCCGACCTCTGGGGCGCGGCCCTGCTCACCGCCGCGGTCGGTACGCTCCTCCTCGCCGTCACCCGGGCCGGTGACGGCGTCCCGTGGGTGTCCTGGCCGACCGCGGGAGCGGCCTGTGCCGTGCTCGTCCTGGCCGTGCTGTTCGTCCGTCGCGAGTCACGGGCCGCCGATCCGCTGGTGCCGCTGCGCCTGTTGCGCGACCGCACCATCGCCCTGGCGGCGCTCGCCGGTTTCGCGGTCGGACCGGCGCTGTTCGCCGCCCCCGCCCTGCTGGGTCAGTACTTCCAGACCGCCCGGGCGCAGTCACCGGCCGTGTCGGGCCTGCTGACCCTGCCGATGGTCGCGGGTCTGCTGGTGGCCTCCGGCGTCGCCGGCCGTCTGATCGCCGCGCGAGGCCGCTGGAAACGCCTCCTGGCCGTCGGAGGCCTGCTGCTCGTCCTCGGCTTCTCACTCATGGGCACCGTGGAGGCGGACACCCCACTGCCGCTGGTGAGCGCCGCTCTGTTCGCGGGCGGCGCGGGCGTCGGCATCGTCTCGCAGAACCTCGTGCTGATCGCCCAGAACGCGGCGCCGCCGGACGGCCTGGGCGCCACCACCACCTTGGTGGTCCTTTCCCGCAGCCTCGGCGGTGTACTCGGGCTCGCCGCACTCGGCTCCCTGCTCACCGCCCGCGTGGACGCCCTGTCCTGCGCACACGCCGCGGCCGGGACCGGACTCGACGGCGGCCTGCCGGACCTGGGCGCGCTGCCGCCCTCGGCCGTGGAGAGCGTCCAGACGGTGTACGGGCAGGCTTTCGGCGACGTGTTCGCCACCGCCGTGCCCTTCGCCCTGCTCGCGCTGACCGCCGTCCTGCTGATGCGGGAAACACCCCTGCGCACCGCGCACGGGGAACTCGACCAGGGGTCGGGCCCCGACCCGGAACAGGAACCGGACCCCGCCCGGGATCAGGACGCGAACCCGCGCAAGGACCTGGACCAAGACCTGGATTCCGACCTGCACCTGCCCTGAGAAGCCATATCTCGACCGGTCATGGAACGTGCAGGTCAACAGGTTTCCCGCTGGGGCGGGCGGCCAGCCGGCCGCTACTGCCGGTGCCGGCCCGGCTTCAGGGCAGGGGCGGGCAGCCCGAGGGCTACTGCCACTACCAGATGCTGGACGCGATCCGACCTGGTCGCGGGCGGGATCTCCTGGCGGGCGACGCCGGCGGACTTTCCCGCCCGGGGCGGGGTCCACGCCCTCTTTCGCCGTCGGCGCGAGCACGGGCTGATCGCCGAGTTCCACGACCGGCTGCGCGGACGGGTGCGTGAGCACGAGGGCCGTGAGGCCGAGCCCACAGCGGGGATCATCGACGCACCGTCGGTGAAAGCACCCGCGTCGGTGCCGGCCGAGTCCCGGGGCTTCGACGGCGCAAAGAAGATCAACGGCCGCAAGCGGCGCATCGTGGTGGACACCCTCGGGCTGCTGCTGGCCGTGACGGTCACAGCAGCGTCGGTCACCTGTCGGGAGGCAGGCCACAGCCTGCCGGCCCGGCTGCGCGAGCGGCACTGACGGATCACGCGGGTGCGGGCCGACGGCGGCTGCACCGGGCAGCCGGTCGATACCGTCCACACCCTCTGGCGGCTCACGCTGACGGTGGCCGAACGCAGCGACGGTGCGGCAGGGGTCATCGTGCTGCCCAAGAAATGGCTGATGGAGCACACGTTCGAGTGGCTATGCGCTCACGCCGTCCGGTCCGCAACTACGAGCGGCGACCCGAGGGCGGCGGTCCCGGCGGTCTTGCCCAGCGTTCGGATCCGGTGTGAGACTTCGGAACCGCCTTGGCTGATAAAGGAGTTGGGCTTGTCGCCTACGGGAAGATCGTTACGACCCCTGACCATCCTCTTCGCACCGGAGAGCGCGTACGGGCCGACGAACAACTGCGTAGGGATCGGGGGTGTCCTGCGCCGCCGGGGGCACCGTGTGGTGTTCGCCGCGGAGGCGTCCTGGAAGGGCCGCCTCGCGCCGCTCGGTTTCGAGGAGGACCTGGTCGATCTGGCCCCGCCGCCCGAACAACCCCAGGACGCGGGCCAGTTCTGGAAAGATTTCATACGCGACACCGCGCCCGAGTTCCGGAAGCCGACCATCGAGCAGCTGGGCACCTGGATCAAGCCGGTGTGGGAGGAGCTGGTCTCCGGCGCCCGGTACTGCGAACCGCAGATGAAGGAGATCATCGACCGGGTCCGGCCGGATGTGATCGTCGAGGACAACGTTGTGTGCTTCCCTGCGTTGACCACGGCGGGCGTACCTTTCGTGCGGATCGTTTCCTGTAACCCGCTGGAGATGAAAGGCGAGCACGTTCCACCGCCGTTCTCCGGGTACCCGGCCGGGGACCGGAGCGAGTGGGACGAGTTCCGCGCCGAGTACGACCGCACGCACCGGAGCCTGTGGAGCGACTTCAGCGCCTGGGTGACCGAGCAGGGCGCGCGTCCGCTGCCCGACCTGGAGTTCATCCACGAGGGCGACCTGAACCTGTACGTCTGTCCCGAGTCTGCCGACTACACGGACGCCCGTCCGCTGGGCCCCACCTGGCACCGGCTGGACTCCTCGGTCCGCGAGACGCAGGAGAGGTTCACGCTGCCGCCCGGCCTGGCCGACGGCGGCGCGCTGATCTATTTCAGCCTCGGCTCGCTCGGCTCGGCCGACGTGGACCTCATGCGCAGGGTCATCACCTCGCTCGCCCGCACCCCGCACCGCTACATCGTCTCCAAAGGCCCGCTGCACGAGGAGATCGAGCTGCCGCCGAACATGTGGGGCGAGGAATTCCTGCCGCAGACCCGGATCCTCCCGCTGGTCGACCTCGTCATCACGCATGGCGGCAACAACACGACCACCGAGGCCCTCCACTTCGGTAAGCCCATGATCCTGCTGCCGCTGTTCTGGGACCAGCACGACAACGCCCAGCGCATGGCCGAACTGGATTACGGCGTCCGGCTCGACCCGTACCGCTTCACCGACGCCCAACTCCACGGCGCGATCGGCCGTCTGCTCGGCGATACGACTCTGCGGCGCGCCCTCACCGAAGCCGGTGAGACGATCCGGGCGCGCGACGGGCTGCATACGGCCGCGGATCTGATCGAACGGGCCGCCACGGGCTGACTGCGCCGGCCCTCGGACGAACTACGACGACTGGCGCGCGTGCGCGCACGACCCCGCAGAGAACGAGGAGGTCACCCACAGCACGTGGGTGACTCTCGAACCGACCGACCCGGACAACGGCTGTCCGGCGCCGGACCGGAGCAACGGGGCAAGGTGGACCTGCGTGGCCGGGACGAAGACGGCGGCCCTGACTGCCGGGACCCCTTCCCCCGCGACAGCAACCGCACCTTCCCGAACGGCCCCCCGGACAGCTCGGACGGCTCCGGCGGCTCGTCCGGCGGGGCAACGGGAGCATCTGCCGCCACACCCGCTGCTGCCGGCGCAGCCGCGACACGCAGGCGCCGGACCGCGGACGCACCTGCGCATCAGCCCTGAACGCCGGAGATGAGACGGCACACCCTGAAAGACTCCGAAAGGCGTGTCTGCCCAGGTCGGCCCAAGGCGTCACCGCATCGCCGCCGGTCCGCGCCGCCAACCGGTGAACTTCTGGACTTCACGCTGAGGTTCCACCTGCGAGGCGCCGATGAGGACCTGGTGGCGCCGGTTCACACGACGCTGGAGCAGGTGCGGAACGGCGCGTACCGGTACACAGGTGATGACGTGGGCTTTCAGTCAGCACCGAACCAGCACGGGAGTCAGCACGGCGCCCCCGAATCATGCCCCAGTAGTGCAACTCGGACAGCCTCTTTCACAACCCTGTCCAAGGCCATCGAGGAGACCTCGACGCTGCCCCCATAGTGGGGGCACGCACTCCCGCACCCAGAACTATGGTGTCCCACCAC
Coding sequences within it:
- a CDS encoding MFS transporter, producing the protein MAQLGTLLMSPAETRRAFRALLLGLFAGLLAGTVVVTALPRVVADLDGSQAAFTWVVAATMVSSTLSLPLWGKLADLTDRKTLIQCSLGLFALGSAWCALAGDVGQLIAGRAVQGLGAGGVNALAQVIMAALVPPRERGRYNGRITLVVTAGTVAGPPLGGLLADTPGVGWRGCFHLGVLLAAGAGLTLHRTLRLPAPGAGSGRATRGSRPDLWGAALLTAAVGTLLLAVTRAGDGVPWVSWPTAGAACAVLVLAVLFVRRESRAADPLVPLRLLRDRTIALAALAGFAVGPALFAAPALLGQYFQTARAQSPAVSGLLTLPMVAGLLVASGVAGRLIAARGRWKRLLAVGGLLLVLGFSLMGTVEADTPLPLVSAALFAGGAGVGIVSQNLVLIAQNAAPPDGLGATTTLVVLSRSLGGVLGLAALGSLLTARVDALSCAHAAAGTGLDGGLPDLGALPPSAVESVQTVYGQAFGDVFATAVPFALLALTAVLLMRETPLRTAHGELDQGSGPDPEQEPDPARDQDANPRKDLDQDLDSDLHLP
- a CDS encoding transposase; the protein is MREHEGREAEPTAGIIDAPSVKAPASVPAESRGFDGAKKINGRKRRIVVDTLGLLLAVTVTAASVTCREAGHSLPARLRERH
- a CDS encoding glycosyltransferase, which produces MSPTGRSLRPLTILFAPESAYGPTNNCVGIGGVLRRRGHRVVFAAEASWKGRLAPLGFEEDLVDLAPPPEQPQDAGQFWKDFIRDTAPEFRKPTIEQLGTWIKPVWEELVSGARYCEPQMKEIIDRVRPDVIVEDNVVCFPALTTAGVPFVRIVSCNPLEMKGEHVPPPFSGYPAGDRSEWDEFRAEYDRTHRSLWSDFSAWVTEQGARPLPDLEFIHEGDLNLYVCPESADYTDARPLGPTWHRLDSSVRETQERFTLPPGLADGGALIYFSLGSLGSADVDLMRRVITSLARTPHRYIVSKGPLHEEIELPPNMWGEEFLPQTRILPLVDLVITHGGNNTTTEALHFGKPMILLPLFWDQHDNAQRMAELDYGVRLDPYRFTDAQLHGAIGRLLGDTTLRRALTEAGETIRARDGLHTAADLIERAATG